A genomic region of Paenibacillus sp. PL2-23 contains the following coding sequences:
- a CDS encoding carbohydrate-binding family 9-like protein: protein MLLNDEALHETPAYVCRRIQTSHLHEIDWESCDAVWLSNNMTGLSPKEQTEVRACWSEEGLFIRYLCEDTWIRSDYRKRDDPLYEQDVIEVFIDETGEGRSYIELEVSPYNIIFDAVISNDGIDTITGSDLQWDIPCLQTSVDRTEEGLLQYLLVIPFTTFQSAPAQGTKWRMNFYRIDEDRLGAREYQAWSPTLANNFHIPAKFGTLVFHI from the coding sequence ATGTTGTTGAACGACGAGGCTCTGCATGAAACGCCGGCATATGTATGCAGGAGGATCCAGACGTCACATCTGCATGAGATCGATTGGGAAAGCTGCGACGCTGTATGGCTGAGCAACAACATGACGGGCTTAAGCCCAAAGGAGCAGACGGAGGTACGGGCGTGCTGGAGCGAAGAGGGCTTATTCATCCGCTACCTGTGCGAAGATACTTGGATTCGGTCGGATTACAGGAAGAGAGATGACCCGCTCTACGAGCAAGATGTCATTGAGGTGTTCATTGATGAGACGGGAGAGGGACGCAGCTATATTGAGCTGGAGGTGAGTCCGTATAACATCATCTTTGATGCCGTAATCAGCAACGACGGGATTGATACCATCACAGGCAGCGATCTTCAGTGGGATATTCCCTGTTTGCAGACGTCCGTTGATCGAACCGAAGAAGGGCTGCTTCAGTATCTCCTAGTGATTCCGTTCACTACATTTCAAAGTGCTCCTGCGCAGGGGACCAAGTGGAGAATGAACTTCTACCGGATCGACGAGGACAGGCTTGGAGCGAGGGAATATCAGGCGTGGAGTCCGACGCTGGCTAATAACTTTCATATTCCCGCCAAATTCGGAACACTTGTATTCCATATATAG
- a CDS encoding sugar phosphate isomerase/epimerase family protein translates to MKKGINIWSFKEGSSIQACIELASKAGFDGIELSLNESGELGLDATDREVLAIKRQLDDAGLDIAGLATGLYWSYSMTSADASIRQKAMDVCKKQLELASAFGVDAILVIPGAVGVDFIPGSEVVPYDAAYERASEAIAKLVPFAAEAEVSIAIENVWNKFLLSPLELRGFVDAHNSEYVGSYFDVGNVVHSGYPEQWIRILGHRIKKVHFKDYRRQAGGLHGFVDLLAGDVDYPAVMTALREIGYNGYVTAEMIPAYTHHTEQIIYNTSAAMDAILGRGQ, encoded by the coding sequence ATGAAGAAGGGTATTAACATTTGGTCATTCAAGGAAGGTTCCAGTATTCAAGCATGTATAGAGCTGGCCAGCAAGGCGGGCTTCGACGGAATTGAGCTGTCTCTGAACGAGAGCGGCGAGCTGGGCCTGGACGCAACGGACCGAGAGGTGCTTGCCATTAAGCGGCAATTGGACGACGCCGGCTTGGACATTGCCGGTCTTGCGACAGGTCTGTATTGGTCCTACTCGATGACCAGCGCGGACGCATCCATACGCCAGAAGGCTATGGACGTCTGCAAGAAGCAGTTGGAGCTTGCATCCGCCTTCGGCGTGGATGCCATTCTCGTCATACCAGGCGCGGTGGGCGTCGATTTTATTCCAGGGTCGGAGGTTGTCCCCTACGATGCCGCATATGAGCGCGCATCAGAAGCGATTGCCAAGCTGGTTCCATTTGCGGCGGAGGCTGAAGTGTCCATCGCCATCGAAAACGTATGGAATAAATTCCTGTTGTCCCCTCTGGAGCTGCGCGGCTTTGTAGATGCGCACAATTCGGAATATGTGGGCTCTTATTTCGACGTAGGCAACGTGGTGCACAGCGGGTATCCGGAGCAGTGGATTCGTATTCTCGGCCATCGCATCAAGAAGGTTCACTTCAAGGATTACCGGCGCCAAGCGGGAGGCTTGCATGGCTTCGTGGACCTGCTAGCCGGTGATGTGGATTATCCAGCCGTTATGACGGCTTTGCGGGAGATCGGTTACAACGGTTATGTGACGGCGGAGATGATTCCGGCTTATACGCATCACACCGAACAGATTATTTATAATACCTCGGCTGCTATGGACGCTATTCTAGGCCGCGGCCAATAA
- a CDS encoding Gfo/Idh/MocA family oxidoreductase codes for MLKVGLIGFGFMGRMHFDNYARLMEEGADVQLAAICDLRIEELKHGSAWGNIATERQVYDLSPYSLYADIEEMLANEELDIIDITLPTTLHADLTVSLLERGYHVFCEKPIARTSDEAWRMASAAQRTGKTLMIGQCLRFWPAYEYLKACVSDGRYGNVLSGSFFRGSSSPQSWFLNGEHSGGCMLDMHIHDTDVINWLFGKPEAVSSLARNVIPGSAYDVVSTNYLYPDGKVLNAQADWTLQGDFGFAMSYRVNFEGANLVFENNELKVNPNDGPGFTAELSPDMGYYREICYFIDALSAGKPVSVCTPESAAESLLIVEAEIRSADNRGVLEPIDR; via the coding sequence ATGCTTAAGGTAGGTTTGATTGGATTTGGCTTCATGGGGCGGATGCACTTCGATAATTACGCGCGATTAATGGAAGAAGGAGCGGACGTTCAGCTTGCGGCCATCTGCGATCTCAGAATCGAGGAGCTGAAGCATGGCTCTGCGTGGGGGAACATTGCGACGGAGCGTCAAGTGTACGATCTGTCACCGTACAGCCTGTATGCTGATATTGAAGAAATGCTGGCCAATGAAGAGCTGGATATTATCGATATTACGCTGCCAACGACTCTGCATGCGGATCTGACAGTGTCGCTGCTGGAGCGAGGCTATCATGTGTTCTGCGAGAAGCCGATAGCCAGAACATCGGATGAGGCGTGGCGTATGGCGAGCGCGGCTCAAAGAACGGGCAAGACGCTTATGATCGGGCAATGCCTGCGCTTCTGGCCAGCATACGAATATTTGAAGGCGTGTGTAAGCGATGGCCGTTACGGCAATGTGCTATCGGGCTCCTTCTTCCGTGGAAGCTCCTCCCCGCAAAGCTGGTTCCTGAATGGGGAGCACAGCGGAGGCTGTATGCTGGATATGCATATTCATGATACGGATGTCATCAATTGGCTGTTCGGCAAGCCGGAAGCCGTATCCTCTCTGGCGCGCAATGTCATTCCGGGCAGTGCCTACGATGTCGTGTCCACGAACTACCTGTACCCGGACGGCAAGGTGCTGAACGCGCAAGCAGACTGGACGCTTCAGGGCGACTTCGGCTTTGCTATGTCGTATCGCGTGAACTTTGAAGGCGCTAATCTGGTATTCGAAAATAACGAGCTAAAGGTGAATCCGAATGATGGACCTGGCTTCACCGCAGAGCTTTCCCCGGATATGGGCTACTACCGCGAAATCTGTTATTTCATTGACGCTCTGTCAGCCGGCAAGCCTGTCTCTGTCTGCACGCCGGAGAGCGCAGCGGAGTCTCTTCTCATCGTGGAGGCAGAGATCCGTTCAGCTGATAATCGTGGTGTGCTGGAGCCGATTGATCGTTAA
- a CDS encoding AraC family transcriptional regulator, with the protein MEASSSPYPKQRHAPFKEWSPSIHYAQQQRMPTGVLPQRQIYDFELLYVIHGEAATTMLGQRYELSAGQLIFLPAGVPHQNEAVSTPDTRFLGIHFDFFDELDIQTEADMIVDDARINEQSFAYEALADGFEPLSANPVYAPPLACVQLMEQLVHEFTMRPPGYELACKTLMLSILLHLLRLQQSRSRSLASQHDSRLLRLVEEMEHSPAEEWSNRLVADRLGLSMDHAAKLFKQLIGLPPGEFVHSLRHREARRLLRETELSIEQIGDAVGYAGIHYFSRMFRKHEGISATEYRKLSRVL; encoded by the coding sequence ATGGAAGCTTCCAGCAGTCCTTATCCCAAGCAGCGGCATGCGCCATTCAAGGAATGGTCGCCGAGCATTCATTACGCCCAGCAGCAGCGCATGCCGACAGGCGTGCTCCCGCAAAGGCAAATCTATGACTTCGAGCTGCTGTACGTCATTCATGGCGAAGCAGCCACTACGATGCTGGGGCAGCGCTATGAATTGTCAGCCGGTCAGCTCATCTTTCTACCCGCTGGCGTCCCCCATCAGAATGAAGCGGTTTCCACTCCGGACACACGCTTCCTTGGCATTCACTTCGACTTTTTTGATGAGCTGGATATTCAGACTGAGGCTGATATGATTGTGGATGATGCGCGGATAAACGAACAAAGCTTTGCATATGAGGCTTTGGCTGACGGGTTTGAGCCGCTGTCGGCGAATCCCGTGTACGCCCCTCCCCTTGCATGTGTACAGCTCATGGAGCAGCTCGTCCATGAGTTTACGATGCGTCCGCCTGGCTACGAGCTGGCGTGCAAGACGCTGATGCTCAGCATTCTGCTCCATTTATTGCGTCTCCAGCAGTCAAGATCGCGCTCCCTCGCTTCTCAGCATGACAGCAGATTGCTCAGGCTGGTCGAGGAAATGGAGCATTCCCCCGCTGAGGAATGGAGCAACAGGCTGGTTGCCGACCGTCTCGGGCTCAGCATGGATCATGCAGCCAAGCTGTTCAAGCAGCTCATCGGCCTGCCCCCCGGCGAGTTCGTTCATTCGCTTCGCCATCGCGAGGCCAGAAGGCTGCTCCGAGAGACCGAGCTTTCGATCGAGCAGATTGGGGATGCGGTCGGTTATGCCGGCATTCATTACTTCAGCCGGATGTTCCGCAAGCATGAAGGCATATCCGCAACCGAATATCGCAAGCTCTCAAGGGTGCTGTAA
- the gatC gene encoding Asp-tRNA(Asn)/Glu-tRNA(Gln) amidotransferase subunit GatC, with translation MSITVKDVEHVANLARLELSEAEKAQFTEQLNAILKYAEKLNELDTEQVEPTSHVLPITNVMRDDVRKESLPIEKVLLNAPDEEDGQIKVPAVLE, from the coding sequence ATGAGCATAACGGTGAAAGATGTCGAGCACGTAGCGAACCTCGCGCGGCTGGAGTTGTCCGAGGCGGAGAAAGCCCAGTTCACGGAGCAGCTTAACGCCATATTGAAATACGCGGAGAAGCTGAACGAGCTGGACACTGAGCAGGTGGAGCCAACCTCCCATGTGCTGCCGATTACGAATGTCATGCGTGACGATGTGCGCAAGGAATCGCTGCCGATCGAGAAGGTGCTGCTGAACGCGCCGGACGAGGAAGACGGACAAATTAAAGTGCCTGCGGTGCTTGAATAA
- a CDS encoding GTP pyrophosphokinase family protein, whose product MNQIEQFKKLKTEVTRFMMMYQFALNELETKIEILKEEFQFLHDYNPIEHTKSRVKTLESIMNKISRKGIPFSLEDMKHHIKDIAGLRITCSFIADIYQIRDMLKNQFALKVLEEKDYIEKPKPNGYRSLHLVVEVPVVMSSGRENVCVEIQIRTIAMDFWASLEHKIFYKYNQSVPSALLLELKEASDSANRLDLQMERLNREISVIKENQSEDQLEDITQILLNNKQFKLPQALLELGNESQ is encoded by the coding sequence ATGAATCAAATCGAACAATTCAAGAAGCTGAAGACAGAAGTTACCCGATTTATGATGATGTACCAGTTCGCATTAAACGAGCTGGAGACCAAAATCGAGATCTTGAAGGAAGAATTTCAATTTCTCCATGACTACAATCCCATTGAGCATACAAAGTCCAGAGTGAAGACGCTGGAGAGCATTATGAACAAGATCAGCCGCAAGGGCATCCCATTCTCGCTGGAGGATATGAAGCATCATATTAAGGACATTGCCGGACTTCGTATCACATGCTCCTTTATCGCGGATATCTATCAGATTCGGGATATGCTGAAGAATCAGTTCGCGCTGAAGGTGCTAGAAGAGAAGGATTATATCGAGAAGCCGAAGCCGAATGGTTATCGAAGCCTCCATCTCGTTGTAGAGGTTCCTGTTGTGATGTCGAGCGGCAGAGAGAATGTATGCGTCGAGATTCAGATCCGCACGATTGCGATGGATTTCTGGGCCAGTCTGGAGCATAAAATCTTTTACAAATATAATCAGTCCGTACCCTCTGCGCTGCTGCTTGAGCTCAAGGAAGCTTCCGATTCCGCCAATCGGCTGGATCTGCAGATGGAGAGGCTGAATAGGGAAATATCCGTAATCAAGGAGAATCAGTCGGAGGATCAGCTTGAGGATATCACGCAGATTCTGCTCAATAACAAACAGTTTAAGCTGCCGCAAGCCTTGCTGGAGCTCGGCAACGAATCGCAATAA
- a CDS encoding PLDc N-terminal domain-containing protein — MSGGVGMSGFGIMGIFMLLVLFALFILNIITSVWAYQDAKRMGRSNEYALLLLIGTLFFPVAGIIVYLIIRRL; from the coding sequence ATGTCAGGTGGAGTTGGGATGTCCGGCTTCGGCATTATGGGAATATTCATGCTGTTGGTACTTTTTGCACTCTTTATTCTTAACATCATAACGAGCGTATGGGCGTATCAGGATGCCAAGCGAATGGGGAGAAGCAACGAATACGCGCTGTTGCTGCTTATTGGAACCTTGTTCTTCCCTGTGGCGGGCATTATCGTCTATTTGATCATTCGCCGCTTGTAA
- a CDS encoding ATPase yields MLKLGSKVVIVTDLYEQKLPIGEYGYIIAYDKNADNVFDYIVRVPSSNRNFLVPKEDVELEETLIRLEAECAQREALIDYALATHNEELFHRIMKGDSEEEDTDHTAKEPVGREDFIRQVNLKAWI; encoded by the coding sequence ATGCTTAAGCTTGGTTCCAAGGTCGTTATCGTGACCGACTTATATGAGCAGAAGCTTCCTATAGGCGAATATGGCTATATTATTGCGTATGACAAAAACGCAGACAATGTGTTCGATTATATTGTAAGAGTTCCGTCGTCGAACCGTAATTTCCTTGTGCCCAAGGAGGACGTGGAGCTGGAGGAAACGCTGATCAGACTGGAAGCCGAGTGTGCCCAGCGCGAAGCGTTAATCGACTATGCGCTGGCTACGCATAATGAAGAGCTCTTCCATCGAATTATGAAGGGCGACAGCGAGGAAGAAGACACAGATCATACCGCCAAGGAACCGGTTGGCCGCGAGGACTTCATTCGCCAGGTGAATCTGAAGGCGTGGATTTAA
- the gatA gene encoding Asp-tRNA(Asn)/Glu-tRNA(Gln) amidotransferase subunit GatA, which produces MALFDLRLQEVHNKLNNKELSVTELVDASYARIKETEPAIKAFLTLNEDNARTEAHALDKRLGEGGERGLLFGLPAGIKDNIVTEGLLTTCASQFLSNYNPIYSATAARKLKHADAVTIGKLNMDEFAMGGSNENSSYYPTRNPWNTDYVPGGSSGGSAASVAAGQVYFSLGSDTGGSIRQPAAYCGIVGLKPTYGLVSRFGLVAFASSLDQIGPLTKNVEDAAYVLQAIAGYDASDSTSANVDIPDYTSALTGDVKGLRIGVPKEYLGQGIDPRVKEAVMNALQVYEALGATWEEVSLPHTDYAIATYYLLASSEASSNLARFDGVRYGVRADNPDNLIDLYRKSRSQGFGPEVKRRIMLGTYALSSGYYDAYYLKAQKVRTLIKGDFDNVFGQYDLIIGPTAPTPAFKIGEQIGDPLTMYLNDICTIPVSLAGVPAISVPCGTADGLPIGLQIIGKAFDERTVLRAAHAYEAHTEHHKLRPQL; this is translated from the coding sequence TTGGCACTGTTCGACTTACGCCTGCAGGAAGTACATAACAAGCTGAACAACAAAGAGCTGTCCGTAACGGAGCTCGTAGACGCGTCTTACGCGAGAATTAAGGAAACAGAGCCTGCTATCAAGGCTTTTCTTACATTAAATGAAGACAATGCCCGCACGGAAGCCCATGCGCTGGACAAGCGTCTTGGAGAGGGAGGCGAACGCGGCCTGCTCTTCGGCCTTCCTGCCGGGATCAAGGATAATATCGTGACGGAAGGCCTGCTGACTACGTGCGCCAGCCAATTCCTGAGCAACTATAATCCCATCTACAGCGCTACTGCTGCACGCAAGCTGAAGCATGCGGATGCGGTAACGATTGGCAAGCTTAATATGGATGAGTTCGCGATGGGCGGCTCCAATGAGAATTCCAGCTACTACCCGACGCGGAACCCTTGGAACACGGATTACGTGCCGGGCGGCTCAAGCGGCGGCTCTGCTGCATCCGTTGCTGCTGGACAGGTCTACTTCTCCCTGGGCTCTGACACGGGGGGCTCCATTCGCCAGCCGGCTGCGTATTGCGGCATAGTGGGATTGAAGCCGACCTACGGTCTCGTATCCCGATTCGGTCTTGTGGCGTTCGCTTCTTCGCTGGACCAGATCGGACCGCTGACCAAAAACGTGGAGGACGCGGCATATGTGCTGCAAGCCATCGCGGGCTATGACGCAAGCGACTCCACCTCCGCCAACGTGGACATTCCGGATTATACATCCGCCCTTACAGGCGATGTGAAGGGTCTGCGGATTGGCGTGCCGAAGGAATACCTTGGTCAAGGAATCGATCCGCGCGTGAAGGAAGCGGTGATGAATGCGCTCCAGGTGTACGAAGCTCTTGGCGCTACATGGGAAGAGGTATCCCTGCCGCATACCGATTATGCAATCGCGACCTATTACCTGCTGGCATCGTCGGAGGCATCCTCCAACCTGGCGCGCTTCGACGGCGTTCGCTATGGCGTGCGCGCGGACAATCCGGACAATCTGATTGACCTGTATCGCAAGTCGCGGAGCCAAGGCTTTGGCCCCGAAGTGAAGCGCCGCATCATGCTGGGTACTTACGCGCTTAGCTCCGGCTACTACGACGCTTATTATTTGAAGGCGCAGAAGGTTCGCACGCTGATTAAGGGGGACTTCGACAACGTCTTTGGCCAATATGACCTGATTATCGGTCCCACCGCTCCGACTCCTGCCTTCAAGATTGGGGAGCAGATCGGCGATCCGCTGACTATGTATCTGAATGATATATGCACCATCCCTGTAAGCTTGGCGGGTGTGCCGGCTATCAGCGTGCCATGCGGTACGGCGGACGGTCTGCCGATCGGCCTGCAAATTATCGGCAAGGCGTTCGATGAGCGGACGGTGCTGCGCGCCGCGCATGCATACGAAGCCCATACCGAGCATCATAAGCTGCGCCCGCAGCTTTAA
- the uraA gene encoding uracil permease, with protein sequence MQKSIGIHEKPPLLASLLLSLQHLFAMFGSTVLVPNIFGIDPSICLLMNGIGTLLYILVTKGQIPAYLGSSFAFLGPGGAVIASEASGGGYAAALGGFIAAGVIFTVLAFIIQKTGTKWLDVVFPPAAMGAIVAIIGLELVPVAARMSGFIHDPNSGIDPAVWTMDKDVVLLSTSTLAVTVLGSVLFRGFLRIIPILFGILFGYVLAAAMGLTDFSKVEAAKLAQLPTFTLPEFHWTAIIAIAPAALVVIAEHIGHLIVTGNIVGKDLSKDPGLHRSMLGNGLSTILSGFVGSTPNTTYGENIGVLAITKVYSTFVIGGAAVIAILLSFSGKFSALISGIPVPVMGGVSLLLFGVIAASGLRMLVESKVDYGRPTNLFLTTVVLVIGLSGVKLTIGDVSFSGMALATIVAILLSLLFKLFEVLRISNDNEAAGH encoded by the coding sequence ATGCAAAAGTCTATTGGCATCCATGAAAAACCTCCCCTGCTGGCGAGCCTGCTGCTCAGTCTGCAGCATCTGTTCGCCATGTTCGGCTCAACGGTGCTTGTCCCGAATATCTTCGGAATCGATCCCTCTATCTGCTTATTAATGAACGGAATCGGTACCTTGCTCTATATTCTGGTGACCAAAGGCCAAATCCCGGCCTATCTCGGCTCCAGCTTCGCCTTCCTCGGTCCCGGCGGCGCTGTTATTGCCAGCGAAGCGTCCGGCGGCGGCTATGCAGCGGCGCTCGGCGGCTTTATCGCGGCGGGCGTCATCTTCACGGTGCTTGCTTTTATTATTCAGAAAACAGGCACGAAGTGGCTCGATGTTGTGTTCCCTCCAGCCGCCATGGGCGCAATTGTAGCCATCATCGGGCTGGAGCTCGTACCGGTGGCCGCTCGTATGTCGGGCTTCATCCACGACCCCAATAGCGGAATTGACCCCGCTGTATGGACGATGGATAAGGATGTGGTGCTGCTCTCCACGTCAACCCTGGCGGTGACTGTGCTCGGCTCCGTTCTGTTCCGCGGCTTCCTGCGAATTATTCCTATCCTGTTCGGCATTCTGTTCGGTTATGTGCTGGCGGCTGCCATGGGTCTGACCGACTTCAGCAAGGTAGAGGCCGCGAAGCTGGCCCAACTGCCAACCTTCACCCTTCCGGAATTCCACTGGACGGCCATTATCGCCATCGCTCCAGCAGCGCTGGTGGTCATCGCCGAGCATATCGGCCATCTGATCGTAACGGGCAATATTGTTGGCAAGGATCTGTCCAAGGACCCTGGACTGCACCGCTCCATGCTGGGCAACGGCTTATCCACCATTCTGTCCGGGTTTGTCGGCTCTACGCCGAATACTACCTACGGTGAGAACATCGGCGTTCTTGCCATCACGAAGGTTTATTCCACTTTCGTTATAGGCGGCGCTGCGGTCATTGCCATTCTGCTCTCCTTCTCGGGCAAATTCTCAGCGCTGATCTCCGGCATTCCAGTACCCGTTATGGGAGGCGTATCCTTGCTGCTGTTCGGAGTTATCGCAGCATCCGGCCTGCGTATGCTGGTAGAATCGAAGGTCGATTATGGCCGGCCGACGAACTTGTTCCTGACAACGGTTGTGCTTGTGATTGGTCTCAGCGGCGTTAAGCTGACGATCGGCGATGTGTCCTTCAGCGGTATGGCGCTGGCGACCATTGTCGCGATTCTGCTCAGCCTGCTGTTCAAGCTGTTCGAGGTGCTGCGCATCTCCAATGATAACGAAGCAGCCGGTCATTAA
- a CDS encoding cupin domain-containing protein, with translation MTGYESGHSAPTMEFTYTAADNVFFRKNAQNYITEVSVNQLNTLQSMSLLDIFLSAGNVIEPHYHQNASEMVYMVSGEVVLSLLNPSTQELQHFTLKPGQVANIPQGWWHYEVATADNTHMLAIFDAPVPEVIFGSDILRMTPPSVLAHTYCLDEAKVKETLAPITETVVIGPPNSCSSTGGMTVPYSTGGMTVPHSTGGLSVPHSTGYHSHGYMNQPRSFNWHGEDGMAGSVNPSHPPLRPIACEPYAAQLDQPFHPIPFLYRRWV, from the coding sequence ATGACAGGTTATGAAAGTGGTCACTCGGCTCCTACGATGGAATTCACGTACACAGCGGCCGACAATGTATTTTTCCGAAAGAATGCTCAGAACTACATCACCGAAGTATCCGTTAACCAATTGAATACGCTCCAGAGCATGTCGCTCCTGGACATATTCTTGAGCGCAGGCAACGTCATCGAGCCTCACTATCATCAGAATGCATCCGAGATGGTATATATGGTCTCTGGCGAAGTTGTCTTGTCTCTTCTGAATCCGTCTACGCAGGAGCTGCAGCATTTTACACTCAAGCCCGGACAAGTGGCGAATATCCCGCAGGGCTGGTGGCACTATGAGGTGGCCACAGCGGACAACACACATATGCTCGCCATCTTCGACGCTCCGGTCCCAGAAGTGATCTTCGGTTCGGATATTCTGAGGATGACGCCTCCAAGCGTGCTTGCGCATACGTATTGCCTGGACGAAGCTAAGGTGAAGGAGACACTTGCTCCGATTACAGAGACGGTTGTGATTGGGCCGCCCAACAGCTGCAGCAGCACAGGCGGTATGACAGTGCCATACAGCACTGGGGGCATGACCGTGCCGCACAGCACAGGCGGCTTATCAGTGCCGCATAGCACGGGCTACCATTCACATGGGTATATGAATCAGCCAAGAAGCTTCAACTGGCATGGTGAAGACGGTATGGCTGGCAGCGTTAATCCAAGCCACCCTCCGCTTCGGCCAATCGCATGCGAGCCTTATGCCGCACAGCTGGATCAGCCCTTCCATCCCATCCCGTTCCTGTACAGGAGATGGGTTTAG
- the gatB gene encoding Asp-tRNA(Asn)/Glu-tRNA(Gln) amidotransferase subunit GatB, whose product MSVANKYETVVGLEVHVELHTNSKIFCGCSTAFGAPPNTHTCPVCLGHPGVLPVLNRQAVEYAMKAAMALNCTIADISKFDRKNYFYPDSPKAYQISQYDQPIGENGWIDIEVNGVTKRIGITRLHLEEDAGKLTHVDGGYASLVDFNRVGTPLVEIVSEPDIRTPEEAKAYLEKLKAIMLYCEVSDVKMEEGSLRCDANISLRPWGQEKFGTRAELKNMNSFRGVQRGLEYEQFRQAEILDSGGEVVQETRRYDDAVGKSFSMRGKEEAHDYRYFPDPDLVRLHISEEWKESVRQSIPELPDARKARYTEQFGLPAYDAEVITSSKKLADFFEDSLNYTKDAKAVSNWIMGDLLGYLNTNGLDLADVKMTGQGLGEMIGLLEKGTISGKIAKTVFKAMLESGKLPQQIVEEQGLVQISDEGAILGIVDAVIARNPQPVEDFKSGNEKAIGFLVGQIMKETKGKANPALVNKLLVDRLQS is encoded by the coding sequence ATGTCTGTTGCGAACAAATACGAGACGGTCGTAGGCCTCGAAGTGCATGTGGAGCTTCATACAAACAGCAAGATTTTTTGCGGCTGCTCCACAGCTTTTGGCGCGCCGCCCAATACCCATACATGCCCGGTCTGCTTGGGTCATCCCGGCGTTCTTCCGGTACTGAACCGCCAGGCTGTGGAATACGCCATGAAGGCGGCCATGGCGCTCAATTGCACCATTGCTGATATTAGCAAGTTTGACCGAAAAAATTATTTTTACCCCGATTCCCCGAAGGCCTATCAGATCTCGCAATATGATCAGCCTATCGGCGAGAATGGCTGGATCGACATTGAGGTGAACGGTGTAACGAAGCGAATTGGCATTACCCGCCTTCATCTCGAGGAGGACGCGGGCAAGCTGACGCACGTGGACGGCGGCTACGCCTCCCTTGTCGACTTCAATCGCGTCGGCACACCGCTTGTCGAGATCGTATCGGAGCCGGATATTCGTACGCCGGAGGAGGCGAAGGCCTATCTGGAAAAGCTGAAGGCGATCATGCTCTACTGCGAAGTGTCTGACGTGAAGATGGAGGAGGGCAGCTTGCGCTGCGACGCCAACATCAGTCTGCGCCCTTGGGGCCAAGAGAAATTCGGCACTCGCGCCGAGCTGAAGAACATGAACTCCTTCCGCGGCGTTCAACGCGGCCTGGAGTACGAGCAGTTCCGCCAAGCGGAAATTTTGGACAGCGGCGGCGAGGTTGTGCAGGAGACACGCCGTTACGATGACGCTGTAGGCAAGTCGTTCTCCATGCGGGGCAAGGAGGAAGCGCATGATTACCGCTACTTCCCGGACCCGGATCTTGTTCGTCTGCATATTAGCGAGGAATGGAAGGAGAGCGTCCGCCAATCCATTCCGGAGCTGCCTGACGCCCGCAAAGCGCGTTATACCGAGCAGTTCGGACTGCCGGCCTATGACGCCGAGGTTATTACCTCGTCCAAGAAGCTGGCCGATTTCTTCGAGGACAGCCTGAACTATACGAAGGACGCCAAAGCGGTGTCGAACTGGATTATGGGGGACCTGCTTGGCTATTTGAATACGAACGGGCTGGATTTGGCTGACGTCAAGATGACAGGTCAGGGGCTTGGCGAGATGATCGGTCTGCTCGAGAAGGGGACGATCAGCGGCAAGATTGCCAAAACGGTGTTCAAAGCGATGCTGGAGAGCGGCAAGCTTCCGCAACAAATCGTGGAAGAGCAGGGTCTGGTCCAGATTAGCGACGAAGGCGCGATTCTGGGCATCGTGGATGCGGTTATCGCCAGAAACCCGCAGCCTGTGGAGGACTTCAAATCGGGCAATGAGAAGGCCATCGGCTTCCTTGTGGGTCAGATTATGAAGGAAACGAAGGGCAAAGCGAACCCGGCTCTTGTTAATAAGCTGCTTGTGGATCGACTTCAATCATAA